One stretch of Acidimicrobiia bacterium DNA includes these proteins:
- a CDS encoding alcohol dehydrogenase catalytic domain-containing protein, with protein MTALPDTMRVAVYRRPGEVDVEERPVPDVGPRDVLLEVSHCGICGSDIHFVLDGWGRPGSVEGHEFAGRVVAVGDEVTGWRVGDAVVGGPSPRCGTCEYCRQGRPSLCVGRHTPGAAAHSDGAFAEYTLVPEASLRRIPDGVSLRAAALAEPLAVALHGLTRGGVRAGQRLLVTGAGPIGALSVAAARARGVTDVVVSEPHPRRRALAERLGARAVEPAELVSPASPGDVVDDAFDVALECSGHAVAMEAALGQLKRGGTLVLVGAGMKAPRLDGNRILLNELVVTGSFVYDADGFERALELLARPDFPAEVLIEPGEVPLDGLLDALVGLHDGAVAAKVLIVPRRQEEL; from the coding sequence GTGACCGCGTTGCCCGACACGATGCGCGTCGCCGTCTACCGGCGACCCGGCGAGGTCGACGTCGAGGAGCGGCCGGTCCCGGACGTCGGGCCGCGAGACGTGCTGCTCGAGGTCAGCCACTGCGGGATCTGCGGCAGCGACATCCACTTCGTCCTCGACGGCTGGGGTCGACCCGGCTCGGTCGAGGGCCACGAGTTCGCGGGCCGCGTCGTCGCCGTGGGCGACGAGGTCACCGGCTGGCGGGTCGGCGACGCCGTCGTCGGCGGCCCGAGCCCCCGCTGCGGGACCTGCGAGTACTGCCGCCAGGGTCGCCCGTCGCTCTGCGTCGGCCGGCACACGCCCGGCGCCGCCGCGCACAGCGACGGTGCCTTCGCCGAGTACACGCTCGTCCCGGAGGCGTCGCTGCGACGGATCCCCGACGGGGTGTCGCTGCGGGCGGCGGCGCTGGCCGAGCCGCTGGCGGTGGCCCTCCACGGGCTGACCCGGGGCGGCGTGCGCGCGGGCCAGCGCCTGCTCGTGACCGGCGCCGGTCCGATCGGCGCCCTGAGCGTCGCCGCGGCCCGAGCGCGCGGCGTGACCGACGTCGTCGTCAGCGAGCCGCACCCGAGGCGTCGCGCCCTCGCCGAGCGGCTCGGGGCCCGGGCGGTCGAGCCGGCCGAGCTCGTGAGCCCGGCGTCCCCCGGTGACGTCGTCGACGACGCCTTCGACGTGGCGCTCGAGTGCTCCGGCCACGCCGTGGCCATGGAGGCCGCACTCGGCCAGCTCAAGCGGGGCGGCACCCTCGTCCTCGTCGGCGCCGGCATGAAGGCGCCGCGACTCGACGGCAACCGGATCCTGCTCAACGAGCTGGTCGTGACCGGCTCGTTCGTCTACGACGCCGACGGCTTCGAGCGCGCGCTCGAGCTCCTCGCCCGACCAGACTTTCCCGCCGAGGTGCTGATCGAGCCCGGTGAGGTCCCCCTCGACGGGCTCCTCGACGCCCTCGTCGGCCTCCACGACGGCGCGGTGGCGGCGAAGGTCCTCATCGTGCCTCGACGACAGGAGGAACTGTGA
- a CDS encoding amidohydrolase family protein, whose amino-acid sequence MVHDLVIRGGTVIDGTGAPGRRADVAIDGDRVADVGEDLTGRRELDAGGRVVAPGFIDIHTHYDAQVFWDPALTPSSWHGVTTVVAGNCGFSIAPCRAEHRSLIGRTLQHVEDMSLATLEAGIPWDFESFPEYLDAVERRGVGLNFTAYVGHTAVRLYVMGDEGYEREEPTDDELAQMAQVVRNSVAAGAAGFATSSAPTHSGDGGRPVPSRLAGLAELEALLRPLGDLGRGVAELTPGERIRHADVYELQKRVRRPFTWTALLTVRGSPFATRMAALNADERADGADVWPQVTCRPLTFQMTLAEPFTFNTVPAFRALMDRPEAERLAAYRDPAWRRAAQDELATGRVFRPQWDTVTIAESRDHPELEGRSVAALARERGVEPLDALLELAVAEDLSTRVRAVLANDDEDMIASLLRQEGMLIGLSDAGAHVGQLCDACLPTDLLGNWVRERPVLTLEAAVHKLTGEPAAVFGFTDRGVLEPGRAADVTVFDPDTVAPGKLRRVRDFPADGERLVADSPVGVAHVLVNGTPIRVDGEPVPDGLDARPGRVLRS is encoded by the coding sequence ATGGTTCACGACCTCGTGATCCGCGGCGGCACGGTCATCGACGGGACGGGGGCGCCAGGCCGGCGGGCCGACGTGGCCATCGACGGCGACCGCGTGGCCGACGTCGGCGAGGACCTCACGGGCCGCCGCGAGCTCGACGCCGGCGGTCGCGTGGTGGCGCCGGGCTTCATCGACATCCACACCCACTACGACGCCCAGGTGTTCTGGGACCCGGCCCTCACGCCGTCGTCGTGGCACGGCGTGACCACGGTCGTCGCGGGGAACTGCGGCTTCTCGATCGCTCCGTGCCGAGCCGAGCACCGGTCCCTCATCGGCCGCACCCTCCAGCACGTCGAGGACATGAGCCTCGCGACCCTCGAGGCCGGGATCCCGTGGGACTTCGAGAGCTTCCCCGAGTACCTGGACGCGGTCGAGCGCCGCGGCGTCGGCCTGAACTTCACTGCCTACGTCGGGCACACCGCGGTCCGCCTCTACGTGATGGGCGACGAGGGATACGAGCGCGAGGAGCCGACCGACGACGAGCTGGCGCAGATGGCGCAGGTCGTGCGCAACTCGGTCGCCGCCGGCGCGGCCGGCTTCGCCACCAGCTCCGCGCCCACCCACTCCGGTGACGGCGGGCGGCCGGTCCCGTCGCGGCTGGCGGGGCTCGCGGAGCTCGAGGCGCTGCTGCGTCCCCTCGGCGACCTCGGCCGCGGCGTCGCCGAGCTGACCCCCGGCGAGCGCATCCGCCACGCCGACGTGTACGAGCTCCAGAAGCGGGTGCGGCGACCGTTCACCTGGACCGCGCTGCTCACCGTGAGGGGGTCGCCGTTCGCCACGCGCATGGCGGCGTTGAACGCCGACGAGCGCGCCGACGGCGCCGACGTGTGGCCGCAGGTGACCTGCCGACCCCTCACCTTCCAGATGACGCTGGCCGAGCCGTTCACGTTCAACACCGTGCCGGCGTTCCGTGCCCTCATGGACCGCCCCGAGGCGGAGCGGCTGGCCGCCTACCGCGACCCGGCGTGGCGCCGCGCCGCGCAGGACGAGCTGGCGACCGGTCGCGTGTTCCGGCCCCAGTGGGACACCGTCACCATCGCCGAGAGCCGCGACCACCCCGAGCTCGAGGGGCGGAGCGTGGCGGCCCTCGCCCGCGAGCGGGGCGTCGAGCCGCTCGACGCGCTCCTGGAGCTCGCCGTCGCCGAGGACCTGTCCACTCGGGTCCGGGCCGTGCTGGCCAACGACGACGAGGACATGATCGCCTCGCTGCTCCGCCAGGAGGGGATGCTCATCGGGCTCTCCGACGCCGGCGCCCACGTCGGGCAGCTCTGCGATGCCTGCCTCCCGACCGACCTGCTCGGCAACTGGGTGCGGGAGCGGCCGGTGCTGACGCTCGAGGCCGCGGTGCACAAGCTCACCGGCGAGCCCGCGGCCGTGTTCGGGTTCACCGACCGGGGCGTGCTCGAGCCGGGGCGGGCCGCCGACGTGACCGTCTTCGACCCCGACACGGTCGCGCCCGGCAAGCTGCGCCGAGTCCGCGACTTCCCCGCGGACGGGGAGCGCCTCGTCGCCGATTCGCCGGTCGGGGTCGCGCACGTCCTGGTGAACGGCACGCCGATCCGCGTCGACGGCGAGCCCGTCCCGGACGGGCTCGACGCTCGCCCGGGCCGGGTGCTCCGGAGCTAA